The Flavobacterium faecale genome has a segment encoding these proteins:
- the rpe gene encoding ribulose-phosphate 3-epimerase, with amino-acid sequence MKNTLIAPSVLAADFANLERDIKMINSSAADWFHIDIMDGVFVPNISFGMPVLEAIKRHATKTIDVHLMIVDPDRYISTFKKLGADVLTVHYEACTHLHRTLQAIKAEGMQAGVALNPHTSVDLLEDVINDIDLVCIMSVNPGFGGQSFIENTYAKVAKLKALIEKKGASTIIEIDGGVTNKNAKQLVEAGADVLVAGSYVFGAQDPIATLAGLKEMTCF; translated from the coding sequence ATGAAAAACACGCTTATTGCCCCATCGGTCCTAGCAGCTGACTTTGCTAATCTAGAACGCGACATTAAAATGATCAACTCAAGTGCAGCCGATTGGTTTCACATTGATATTATGGACGGTGTATTTGTTCCCAATATTTCTTTTGGAATGCCCGTATTAGAGGCGATAAAAAGACATGCAACTAAAACGATCGACGTACACTTAATGATAGTTGATCCAGACCGCTACATTTCGACTTTCAAAAAATTGGGTGCAGATGTGCTTACTGTACATTATGAAGCATGCACGCACTTACACAGAACCCTACAAGCGATCAAAGCTGAAGGAATGCAAGCAGGTGTTGCACTTAACCCACACACAAGCGTAGATTTGCTGGAAGATGTAATCAACGACATTGACTTGGTTTGTATTATGAGTGTCAATCCTGGTTTTGGCGGACAATCTTTTATCGAAAATACCTATGCTAAAGTAGCAAAACTAAAAGCATTGATTGAGAAAAAAGGCGCTTCGACTATTATCGAAATCGATGGTGGTGTCACGAATAAAAATGCGAAGCAACTAGTAGAAGCAGGTGCCGATGTGCTTGTTGCCGGTAGTTATGTTTTTGGAGCACAAGACCCAATTGCAACTTTAGCAGGTCTTAAGGAAATGACCTGTTTTTAA
- a CDS encoding sigma-70 family RNA polymerase sigma factor: MRQLKITKQVTNRETASLDKYLQEIGKVDLITADEEVELAQKIKAGDQRALEKLTKANLRFVVSVAKQYQNQGLTLPDLINEGNLGLIKAAQRFDETRGFKFISYAVWWIRQSILQALAEQSRIVRLPLNKIGSINKINKMYALLEQSNERPPSAEEIAKELDMTVNDVKESMKNSGRHLSMDAPLVEGEDSNLYDVLRSGESPNPDRELIHESLRTEIERSLETLTPREADVVRLYFGLGDQHPMTLEEIGETFDLTRERVRQIKEKAIRRLKHTSRSKILKTYLG; encoded by the coding sequence ATGAGACAACTTAAAATTACCAAGCAGGTAACGAATCGTGAAACTGCATCGTTAGACAAATATTTACAAGAAATAGGTAAAGTTGACCTTATTACTGCTGATGAAGAAGTAGAATTGGCACAAAAGATCAAGGCGGGAGACCAACGTGCTCTTGAGAAATTGACAAAAGCAAATTTACGTTTTGTGGTTTCGGTTGCAAAACAATATCAAAATCAAGGTTTAACGCTTCCCGATTTAATTAATGAAGGAAACTTAGGTTTGATCAAAGCAGCACAACGTTTTGATGAAACGCGTGGTTTTAAATTTATCTCTTATGCTGTATGGTGGATTCGTCAATCGATTTTGCAAGCACTTGCTGAACAATCTCGTATTGTACGTTTGCCATTGAACAAAATTGGTTCTATCAACAAAATCAACAAGATGTACGCTTTGCTAGAGCAATCTAATGAGCGTCCGCCATCTGCTGAAGAAATTGCAAAAGAACTTGATATGACGGTAAATGATGTAAAAGAGTCTATGAAAAACTCTGGTCGTCACTTATCAATGGATGCACCTCTTGTTGAAGGAGAAGATTCTAACCTATATGACGTATTACGTTCTGGTGAGTCTCCTAACCCAGATAGAGAATTGATCCACGAATCTTTGCGTACTGAAATTGAGCGTTCTCTTGAAACATTGACGCCTCGTGAGGCTGATGTAGTTCGTTTGTATTTTGGTCTTGGTGACCAACACCCAATGACTCTTGAAGAAATTGGAGAAACTTTTGACTTAACTCGTGAGCGTGTTCGTCAAATTAAAGAAAAAGCAATCCGCAGATTGAAACATACTTCAAGAAGTAAAATCTTGAAAACATATTTAGGATAA
- a CDS encoding type II toxin-antitoxin system ParD family antitoxin, with product MARNTSILLGDYFENFINDQIATGKYSSVSEVVRTALRMFEQEESKTKSLINELKIGEKSPKIRNIDRNKNLEMLKANIQK from the coding sequence ATGGCACGAAATACATCCATATTGTTAGGCGATTATTTTGAAAATTTTATCAATGATCAAATTGCTACGGGAAAATATAGCTCCGTAAGTGAAGTTGTTAGAACTGCTTTACGAATGTTCGAGCAGGAAGAATCTAAAACTAAATCTCTAATCAATGAATTAAAAATTGGTGAAAAGAGTCCTAAAATCAGAAACATTGATCGAAATAAAAATCTAGAAATGTTAAAAGCCAATATTCAAAAATAA
- a CDS encoding mechanosensitive ion channel family protein, with protein sequence MEVLDQLQSDTLNTINTLFFKIGEGLISFIYAILVLVIGWAISKGVIFILRKALDVSSIDKVGEKINESDLFGKSEYKINISEIIIGFVRWILILVFMIIAADVMQWTIISVEISNLLRYLPKLFSALALFMIGVYIANFVRKAISGLFTSLSMSGGKVISSMAFYGIAILVTITALNQAGVDTTIITNNVTIILGAFLLTFVLAFGLGSKDVITNLLLTFYARKNYTVGEYIKVNGQEGEIVAIDNISLSLKTATGKVIIPILQIVESTVEVIE encoded by the coding sequence ATGGAGGTTTTAGATCAATTACAATCCGATACGTTAAACACAATTAATACGCTCTTCTTTAAAATTGGCGAGGGATTGATTAGCTTTATTTATGCCATTCTTGTATTGGTAATAGGTTGGGCAATTTCAAAAGGAGTAATTTTTATTCTAAGAAAAGCCCTTGATGTATCGAGTATTGATAAAGTAGGCGAAAAAATAAACGAATCTGATTTGTTCGGAAAATCAGAGTATAAGATCAATATTTCCGAAATAATTATTGGTTTTGTGCGCTGGATTTTAATTTTGGTGTTCATGATTATCGCTGCCGATGTCATGCAATGGACAATAATCTCTGTCGAAATCAGTAATCTATTGCGTTACTTACCAAAATTATTTAGTGCGTTGGCCTTGTTTATGATCGGCGTTTATATTGCCAATTTTGTTCGAAAAGCAATTTCTGGCTTGTTTACTTCACTCAGCATGAGCGGAGGAAAAGTGATCAGTAGCATGGCTTTTTATGGTATTGCAATTTTGGTGACCATCACTGCGCTCAATCAAGCAGGCGTTGACACGACCATCATAACTAATAATGTGACTATTATTTTGGGTGCTTTTTTACTCACTTTTGTCTTGGCTTTTGGACTAGGATCAAAAGATGTAATCACCAATTTGCTCCTTACATTTTATGCTAGAAAAAACTATACCGTTGGTGAATACATTAAGGTCAATGGTCAAGAAGGCGAAATAGTTGCAATTGACAACATTAGCCTCAGCTTGAAAACTGCAACAGGAAAAGTCATTATTCCGATCTTGCAAATCGTAGAAAGCACGGTTGAGGTTATAGAATAA
- a CDS encoding RagB/SusD family nutrient uptake outer membrane protein: MKYIKYITVILTIGVFTSCSDFLSPAPSSSITSGNYYTTAEELETGLIGAYAAVKGINDYDKDNNHGVQYEFYVTEMRSDNTSTKSPDSEDASDAGQLESFSVLPTNSFVLNYYSSYFQIIYRANVILENLGVVTDTKKAAALEGEAKFLRAYAYFNLVRLFGDLPLIDRVISPAETGIQYTRVSTNAIYDLIVADLDNAVTGLDPEITGISSYKTRASKAAAQALLAKVHLTIGTPESYTKAQLLCESIINSQKYTLKNDFHDVFYSELNSEIIFAIGYEGGIQNNSQLFSSEWMNAVGRTSGVNYATSDVITAIDANGGNRVADSYREDPISTGTIRYQVAKFFPNGENGGSDGKTFTGLPRLAGNDWIILRYADVLLMHTEAIMAGAIETSASTAVASFKLVRDRAGLNTPSTIKKSDLLLERRVEFAFENQRFFDLIRFGEAESILRAFSLANDFTFDSTDLLLPIPQNEINLSKGTMKQNAGYN; encoded by the coding sequence ATGAAATATATAAAATATATAACCGTCATATTAACAATAGGTGTATTTACATCTTGTAGCGATTTCTTATCTCCCGCTCCAAGTTCTAGTATAACATCTGGAAATTACTACACTACGGCAGAAGAACTAGAAACAGGTTTGATAGGCGCTTATGCTGCTGTTAAGGGAATTAATGATTATGACAAGGATAATAATCACGGCGTACAATATGAGTTTTATGTTACTGAAATGCGTAGTGATAACACGAGCACAAAAAGTCCAGACTCTGAAGATGCCTCAGATGCAGGTCAACTAGAAAGCTTTAGTGTACTACCTACCAATAGTTTTGTTTTAAATTACTACTCCAGCTATTTTCAAATAATTTACAGAGCAAATGTTATTTTAGAAAATCTTGGTGTAGTAACCGATACCAAAAAGGCTGCAGCGCTTGAAGGTGAAGCAAAATTTTTACGAGCATATGCGTATTTTAACCTTGTTAGACTTTTTGGAGATTTACCGTTGATTGATCGTGTGATATCACCTGCTGAAACGGGCATTCAATACACAAGAGTTAGCACAAACGCTATATACGATCTCATTGTTGCCGATTTAGACAATGCTGTTACGGGTTTAGATCCTGAAATTACAGGGATTTCAAGTTATAAAACAAGAGCTTCAAAAGCAGCAGCACAAGCCCTGTTAGCAAAAGTACACTTGACAATAGGAACTCCAGAGTCTTACACCAAAGCGCAACTATTATGCGAAAGCATTATCAACAGTCAAAAGTATACGCTTAAAAATGATTTTCATGATGTTTTTTATAGTGAGCTAAATTCTGAAATTATATTTGCAATAGGGTATGAAGGTGGTATTCAAAATAACAGCCAATTATTTTCATCAGAATGGATGAATGCTGTAGGTAGAACAAGTGGTGTTAATTATGCTACTTCAGATGTTATCACTGCTATAGATGCAAATGGAGGAAACAGAGTTGCCGATTCTTATAGAGAAGATCCTATTTCAACTGGAACAATTAGATACCAAGTAGCGAAGTTCTTCCCTAACGGCGAAAACGGAGGTAGTGACGGAAAAACTTTTACTGGCCTACCTAGATTAGCGGGTAACGACTGGATCATTTTACGCTATGCTGATGTTTTATTAATGCATACAGAGGCAATTATGGCTGGAGCAATTGAAACCTCTGCTTCCACAGCAGTCGCTTCCTTCAAATTAGTAAGAGATAGAGCTGGGTTAAATACTCCAAGCACAATTAAGAAATCAGATTTACTACTAGAAAGACGTGTCGAATTTGCTTTCGAAAACCAAAGATTTTTTGATTTAATACGATTTGGTGAAGCAGAATCAATACTACGAGCTTTTTCATTAGCAAATGATTTCACTTTTGATTCAACTGATTTGTTACTTCCTATTCCGCAAAACGAAATCAATTTGAGTAAAGGTACTATGAAACAAAATGCAGGTTATAACTAA
- a CDS encoding IS630 family transposase produces MKGKRNEEQFRFKQEQIETLKSLEDSGYIDLYFGDQSHFGLSPNVPYAWQTKDNPILLPAAKGKYQNVVGLMTRKNKLYFETLETTFNSDRIISFMNRFVEQTIKKTIVILDNSPIHKSKKFMAKIEQWKEKDVLIYFLPPYSPELNLIEILWRRIKYQWLDFDAYKSFENLKEKLNFVLTNFGIKYDIKF; encoded by the coding sequence TTGAAAGGCAAACGCAACGAAGAACAATTTAGATTTAAACAAGAGCAGATAGAAACATTAAAGAGTTTGGAAGATAGCGGTTATATTGATTTATATTTTGGAGACCAAAGTCATTTTGGACTCTCTCCTAATGTGCCTTATGCTTGGCAAACAAAGGATAATCCAATTTTGTTACCCGCTGCTAAAGGTAAATATCAGAATGTAGTTGGATTAATGACCCGTAAAAATAAACTCTATTTCGAAACACTTGAAACAACCTTTAATTCAGATAGAATCATCAGTTTTATGAATCGATTTGTGGAACAAACCATTAAAAAAACCATTGTAATTCTTGACAATTCTCCCATACACAAATCAAAGAAGTTTATGGCTAAAATAGAACAATGGAAAGAAAAAGATGTTTTAATTTACTTTTTGCCACCTTATTCTCCAGAGTTAAACCTGATTGAAATTCTATGGCGGAGAATAAAATATCAATGGTTAGATTTTGATGCTTATAAATCATTCGAAAACCTCAAAGAAAAATTAAATTTTGTCCTGACTAATTTTGGAATAAAATACGACATTAAATTTTAA
- a CDS encoding RNA polymerase sigma factor, translating to MVKNYDGILDEELASKIGRTNDTVLFGVLYDRYEHLVYNKCYGFVRSVDEAKDLTQDVFLHVFVKIGTFKGNSKFSTWLYSVTYNFCVNYLSRDKERQMASHSNQIEEQYDLAIEVSDYSLSQMQVDKLEKALTLIAPEDRMILQMKYQDEASIKELQEVLELSESAVKMRLSRAKTKIAELYNKIDV from the coding sequence ATGGTCAAAAATTACGATGGCATTCTTGATGAAGAATTAGCTTCAAAAATAGGAAGAACAAATGATACCGTACTATTTGGAGTGCTGTACGATCGATACGAACATTTGGTATATAATAAATGTTATGGCTTTGTGCGATCTGTTGATGAAGCCAAAGATTTGACTCAAGATGTGTTTTTGCATGTCTTTGTCAAAATTGGCACCTTCAAAGGGAATTCTAAATTTTCTACTTGGTTGTATTCTGTTACCTATAATTTTTGTGTCAATTATTTGAGTCGCGATAAAGAACGACAAATGGCCTCTCATTCGAACCAAATAGAAGAGCAATATGATCTCGCTATCGAAGTTAGTGATTACAGCCTGTCGCAAATGCAAGTGGATAAACTTGAAAAAGCATTGACATTAATTGCGCCCGAGGACCGGATGATATTGCAAATGAAATACCAAGACGAAGCTTCGATCAAAGAACTTCAAGAGGTGTTGGAACTATCAGAAAGCGCCGTGAAAATGCGCCTCTCGAGAGCCAAAACAAAAATAGCCGAATTGTATAATAAAATAGATGTATAA
- a CDS encoding type II toxin-antitoxin system RelE/ParE family toxin, producing MAHDFGKIRKSYRYSKVKSHLIFFKKDKNNEIEVVRVLHERMDIENRLAE from the coding sequence ATGGCTCATGATTTTGGAAAAATTCGAAAATCATATAGATACTCAAAAGTAAAATCACATCTAATATTCTTCAAAAAAGATAAAAATAACGAAATTGAAGTTGTTAGAGTTTTACACGAAAGAATGGATATTGAAAACAGATTAGCTGAATAA
- a CDS encoding SusC/RagA family TonB-linked outer membrane protein, which translates to MNLKITLSLLVILLFNLAAVAQDRYKLTGTVLAASDNLPIPGVNVNIAKSKKGVSTDFDGKYTIDVKKGDILRFSYLGFTSQVQIINNQQNINIVLKENANLLDDVVVIGYGTQKKSHLTGAISKVTNDDLDQIAVSRVDDALVGQVSGVNIQATDGEAGAAPTITIRGVGSMAGDSTPLIVVDGIIVDSSFLGSLNMNNVESFEILKDAASSSIYGSKGSNGIIMITMKSGVAGKTKINYSTYTGIKTARKSEAYGYTTADWAKKQTDAGLTLSPYTVAQLQIGTDRSWQDVFFETGVITNHSISLRGGNDKTKFATSLNYTNDEGVLLLDNYKKYGARLKVDSKISDKITIGANLSPSFTTRRRFSENIHNVARHQPWLPIYHTEETLRFIDPNGVYAGLVPGDYARMVHFEMFDLDGDGQINDKLQNIGNSNNQNPYARVAERNRTDKKFQLYGSFYGQYNILKDLTFKSTLAGSYDDTKRTDYLGTLGKESPTDAYMTEIAQKENYIIFDNFFNYNKSIGKHDIGVTAGVSLESRNYFFSTVTGTGYTNDVVQQITNATTISDADAFEWQKRGISYVSRVNYAYNDKYLASISMRRDGSSIFGSKYKYGNFPAASIGWNIGKEEFLIDNNFIKNLKFRASFGVTGNDRLNTGAVDPDAQGSTSTLSTGNILVDYYPHLALLTADGSSYSVDGGVQAGLSPANIANPELRWERLIEFNPGIDFGIWNNRITGSVDWYQRTSDQLLLPNPISATTGFSNALVNLGKVKNTGWEFELRTKNISTRDFKWSTTLIATTNNNTLIDFADSNGQITSLDPSRPAEWINLEGQPISLFYGYVVDKELAFEDRDRPYRHVGAQAGLVYVKDLNGDGVLDSEDKTVLGNPYPELIWSMTNEFSIGNVDVSFMFQGSHGAEVRNIADHYLFSNNNNRTYLDTAENTEFLVDKFFTNSIVQDASYIALRNVSIGYNFPKDVLKKIGVSGLKVYATGQNLMYKTASNYTGWNPEAVDKTSPTQYGYQRGGSPIYSTVSLGLNLDF; encoded by the coding sequence ATGAATTTAAAAATTACATTATCATTACTGGTCATTTTATTATTTAATTTGGCGGCCGTCGCCCAAGATAGATATAAATTGACAGGAACAGTATTAGCAGCCTCGGACAACTTGCCTATTCCGGGTGTTAATGTCAATATCGCAAAATCAAAAAAAGGAGTTTCAACAGACTTTGATGGTAAGTATACTATTGATGTAAAAAAAGGAGACATTCTTCGATTTTCATATTTAGGTTTTACTAGTCAAGTACAAATAATAAACAATCAACAAAACATAAATATTGTACTTAAAGAAAATGCAAACCTGTTGGATGACGTTGTAGTCATTGGATATGGTACACAAAAAAAATCACATTTAACGGGAGCTATATCCAAAGTAACCAATGATGACTTGGATCAAATTGCTGTATCAAGAGTTGATGATGCATTGGTAGGACAAGTATCTGGTGTAAACATACAAGCCACAGATGGTGAAGCTGGAGCTGCACCAACCATTACCATTAGAGGTGTTGGTTCTATGGCTGGGGATTCTACACCACTGATTGTTGTAGATGGAATCATTGTTGATTCTAGTTTTCTTGGTTCTTTGAACATGAATAATGTGGAATCTTTTGAAATATTAAAAGATGCCGCATCCTCTTCTATATATGGATCTAAAGGTTCAAATGGTATTATTATGATTACCATGAAATCTGGTGTAGCAGGAAAAACTAAAATCAACTACAGTACTTATACCGGAATAAAAACAGCTCGAAAAAGTGAGGCTTATGGCTACACCACTGCGGATTGGGCAAAAAAACAAACAGATGCAGGATTAACTCTTTCACCTTACACCGTTGCCCAATTGCAAATTGGAACCGATCGCTCTTGGCAAGATGTTTTTTTTGAAACAGGGGTAATTACCAATCATTCTATCTCTTTGAGAGGAGGTAATGACAAAACTAAGTTTGCTACTAGTTTAAACTACACAAATGATGAAGGTGTTTTATTATTAGATAATTATAAAAAATATGGTGCTAGACTAAAAGTAGATAGTAAAATAAGTGATAAAATTACTATTGGCGCAAATTTGAGTCCATCCTTTACTACTAGAAGAAGATTCTCTGAAAACATTCACAACGTAGCGAGACACCAACCATGGTTACCTATTTATCATACCGAAGAAACATTACGTTTTATTGATCCAAACGGTGTGTATGCAGGATTAGTTCCTGGAGATTATGCTAGAATGGTTCATTTTGAAATGTTTGATTTAGATGGAGATGGCCAAATTAACGACAAACTACAAAATATAGGTAATAGTAACAATCAGAATCCTTATGCTAGAGTTGCAGAACGTAACAGAACAGACAAGAAATTCCAGTTGTACGGGAGTTTTTATGGGCAATATAACATTTTAAAAGATTTGACTTTTAAATCTACATTGGCAGGTTCTTATGACGATACAAAAAGAACAGACTATTTAGGAACTTTAGGAAAAGAAAGTCCAACAGATGCTTATATGACAGAGATTGCTCAAAAAGAAAACTATATAATTTTTGACAACTTTTTCAATTACAACAAATCAATAGGAAAACATGACATTGGTGTTACTGCTGGTGTATCTCTAGAAAGCAGAAATTATTTTTTCTCGACCGTTACAGGAACCGGATACACAAATGATGTTGTACAACAGATTACCAATGCAACTACTATATCTGATGCAGATGCATTTGAATGGCAAAAAAGAGGAATCTCTTATGTATCGAGAGTTAACTATGCTTACAACGACAAGTACTTAGCATCTATAAGTATGCGACGTGACGGAAGTTCTATTTTTGGATCAAAATACAAATATGGTAATTTCCCTGCAGCATCTATTGGATGGAATATTGGAAAAGAAGAATTTTTAATAGATAATAATTTTATTAAAAACTTAAAATTCAGAGCTAGTTTCGGGGTTACCGGAAATGACAGATTGAACACTGGAGCAGTAGATCCAGATGCTCAAGGGAGTACATCTACCCTAAGCACCGGAAACATACTTGTAGATTATTATCCGCATTTAGCTTTACTTACCGCAGACGGATCTAGTTACAGTGTAGATGGTGGTGTGCAAGCAGGTTTGTCACCTGCAAATATTGCTAACCCTGAATTGCGTTGGGAACGACTTATTGAGTTTAACCCAGGAATAGATTTTGGTATTTGGAACAATAGAATCACAGGATCTGTTGATTGGTATCAACGAACAAGTGACCAATTATTATTACCAAATCCAATATCTGCTACTACAGGTTTTTCAAACGCCTTGGTAAATTTAGGAAAAGTTAAAAATACAGGTTGGGAATTTGAGTTGAGAACAAAAAATATCAGTACACGAGATTTTAAATGGAGTACTACATTAATAGCTACAACAAACAACAATACTTTAATTGATTTTGCTGACTCGAACGGACAAATTACAAGTCTAGACCCTAGCCGTCCTGCTGAATGGATTAATCTTGAAGGACAACCTATTTCTTTGTTTTACGGTTATGTTGTAGACAAAGAATTAGCATTTGAAGACAGAGACAGACCCTACAGACACGTTGGTGCACAAGCAGGTTTGGTTTATGTAAAAGATTTAAATGGGGATGGAGTTTTGGATAGCGAAGATAAAACGGTTTTAGGTAACCCTTACCCGGAACTTATTTGGAGTATGACAAATGAATTTAGTATCGGTAATGTTGATGTTTCATTCATGTTCCAAGGTTCACATGGTGCCGAAGTGAGAAACATTGCGGATCACTATTTATTTAGCAACAATAACAATAGAACCTACTTGGATACTGCTGAAAACACAGAGTTTTTAGTTGATAAATTTTTCACAAATAGTATAGTGCAAGATGCGTCTTACATCGCATTAAGAAACGTAAGCATTGGATATAACTTTCCAAAAGATGTATTGAAGAAAATTGGAGTTTCTGGATTAAAAGTATACGCTACAGGACAAAATTTAATGTACAAAACGGCTTCAAATTACACCGGATGGAACCCAGAAGCTGTAGACAAAACAAGTCCTACACAATATGGATACCAAAGAGGAGGATCCCCGATCTATAGTACAGTGTCTCTTGGTCTGAATCTAGACTTTTAA
- a CDS encoding helix-turn-helix domain-containing protein, protein MRYVTLKEEEVLVLEHLYQNSPNNTVRKRSQCLVLSHQRHKIKDLASIFKVSRRTIERWFDSWASIGVDSLAISEGRGAKTLLKDYTEEVSKQLELHNRNLKNVLIYFEEQHNIVICKKTLQNFLKVTGL, encoded by the coding sequence ATGAGATATGTAACACTAAAAGAAGAAGAGGTTTTGGTACTAGAGCACCTTTACCAAAATAGCCCTAATAATACTGTTAGGAAACGTAGTCAATGCCTTGTTTTATCACATCAAAGACACAAGATTAAAGACTTGGCTTCTATTTTTAAAGTCAGTCGCAGAACGATTGAACGTTGGTTTGATAGTTGGGCTAGTATTGGGGTTGATTCTCTTGCTATATCAGAAGGAAGAGGAGCAAAAACTCTTTTAAAAGACTATACGGAAGAAGTTTCCAAGCAATTAGAACTTCACAATAGAAATTTAAAAAATGTATTAATTTACTTTGAGGAGCAACACAATATTGTCATCTGCAAAAAGACTTTGCAGAATTTTTTAAAAGTTACTGGGCTATAA
- a CDS encoding OmpA family protein encodes MKTKISFILFLVCSTFYGQTQQEGEIVISKAHLISILQKFKKQDSSTLDKQAVTSQVLLALKTVANDSVMQRMRVLENELESLRSKIDTVSKRAVVRDTVYLSTLKTVVTRDTVYNANSAYQKPTVVSEDSRNYERQLSDLNSKYDAILRNQERLLTLQTVNTVAVPAAVAVVAQPKAQPKEVVTVAPVESLVVLTDTPAAPTTSIVITPEITTVTAAQLLKEKFAKIQARVYFDNNSAKISGTDALRLHQLLDDLTLNPSLQVFLDGYASKSGNVAYNTKLSMLRNDAVKQYLIQEGVPANRISSEYHGVDATSLDAAAARRVEVSFDVRD; translated from the coding sequence ATGAAAACAAAAATATCTTTTATCTTATTTCTAGTTTGTTCTACTTTTTATGGACAAACACAACAAGAAGGCGAAATCGTAATATCAAAAGCACATTTGATTTCGATTTTACAAAAATTCAAAAAACAAGACAGTAGTACACTTGATAAACAAGCAGTAACGTCACAAGTTTTGTTGGCATTAAAAACAGTTGCCAACGATAGCGTGATGCAACGTATGCGTGTGCTAGAAAATGAATTAGAATCTTTGAGGTCAAAAATAGATACCGTCTCAAAACGTGCTGTAGTGCGTGATACAGTATATTTGTCTACATTAAAAACAGTGGTAACCCGAGACACGGTCTATAATGCTAACAGCGCGTACCAAAAACCAACTGTGGTAAGCGAAGATAGTCGTAATTATGAACGTCAGTTAAGTGACTTAAATTCCAAATACGATGCTATTTTACGCAATCAAGAGCGACTGTTGACTTTGCAAACAGTTAATACAGTTGCGGTTCCTGCTGCTGTAGCTGTTGTGGCACAACCAAAAGCGCAACCAAAAGAGGTTGTCACTGTAGCGCCTGTAGAAAGTTTGGTTGTCCTTACTGATACACCGGCAGCACCAACAACAAGCATAGTTATTACACCAGAAATCACAACTGTTACCGCTGCGCAATTGCTAAAAGAAAAATTTGCCAAAATACAAGCCAGAGTTTATTTCGATAATAATTCTGCCAAAATTAGTGGTACAGATGCACTTCGCTTGCACCAACTATTAGATGATTTGACTTTGAACCCAAGTTTACAAGTTTTTCTTGATGGTTATGCTAGTAAATCGGGTAATGTAGCCTACAATACCAAATTATCTATGTTACGAAACGATGCTGTCAAACAATATTTGATACAAGAAGGAGTTCCTGCAAATAGAATTTCGTCTGAATATCACGGTGTAGATGCTACAAGCCTTGACGCTGCAGCAGCACGTAGAGTAGAAGTGAGCTTTGACGTACGAGACTAA